In Procambarus clarkii isolate CNS0578487 chromosome 5, FALCON_Pclarkii_2.0, whole genome shotgun sequence, the following are encoded in one genomic region:
- the LOC123764661 gene encoding gastrula zinc finger protein XlCGF57.1, which translates to MVVHTRDKPHVCPECGKRFSQRGSMKTHMIQHTGEKPHECPECGKRFSQLRYVKIHMVVHTGYKLNECPECEKRFSHPWQMKAHMVVHTRDRRHKCPECGKRFVRLGDVKKHMVVHTGDKPHECPECGKRFGYRGSMKIHMVIHTGDKPHECPECGKRFTQLSSMKTHMVVHTGRKPFECAECGRKFRQRSSIITHMLVHSGDKPHECPECGKRFRHLTSVRNHILLHPGYKPDWA; encoded by the coding sequence ATGGTTGTGCATACAAGAGATAAACCTCATGTGTGTCCAGAATGTGGTAAAAGATTTAGtcagcgtggaagtatgaagactcacatgattcAACATACTGGCgagaaacctcatgagtgtccagagtgtgggaaaagattcagtcaacttCGATATGTGAAAATACACATGGTTGTGCATACAGGGTATAAACTTAATGAGTGCCCAGAGTGTGAGAAAAGATTCAGTCATCCTTGGCAAATGAAGGCGCACATGGTTGTGCATACACGGGATAGACGTCACAAGTGTCCAGAGTGCGGGAAAAGATTTGTCCGTCTTGGAGATGTTAAAAAGCACATGGTCGTTCATACAGGAGATAAaccacatgagtgtccagagtgtggaaaaagATTTGGTTATCGTGGAAGTATGAAGATTCACATGGTTATACATACAGgagataaacctcatgagtgtcctgagtgtgggaaaagattcactcAGCTatcaagtatgaagactcacatggttGTACATACGGGCCGGAAACCTtttgaatgtgccgagtgtgggagAAAATTCAGACAACGTAGCAGTATAATTacacacatgttagtgcattcaggtgataaacctcatgaatgtccagagtgtgggaaaagatttagGCACCTTACTAGTGTAAGAAATCACATATTATTGCATCCAGGTTATAAACCTGACTGGGCATAG
- the LOC123764672 gene encoding gastrula zinc finger protein XlCGF57.1-like, which yields MMKSHECPECGKKFGQLGHLKEHILVHTGNKPHECPVCGKRFRQLGHVKKHMRVHTGNIPLECPECGKRFSQVGDMKKHMVVHTGNKFHECPVCMKRFNQHGNMKSHMMVHTDQKPFKCAECGKRFTHLQSMKFHIIVHTGQKTYKCAECGKRFIQLGDMKRHMVVHTGDKPHECPECGKRFSQLGSMKVHMMMHTGQKPFECAECGRRFRDRRGIIRHMLVHTRDKPHECSECGKRFGYRSSMKRHILLHPSVKLDMT from the coding sequence aTGATGaaatctcatgagtgtccagaatgtgggaaaAAATTTGGTCAACTTGGCCATTTGAAGGAGCATATTCTTGTACATACAGGGAATAAACCTCACGAATGTCCAGTATGTGGAAAAAGATTTCGTCAACTTGGACATGTAAAGAAGCACATGCGTGTGCATACAGGGAATATACCtctcgagtgtccagagtgtggaaaaagattcagtcaagtTGGAGATATGAAAAAGCACATGGTTGTGCATACCGGGAATAAATTTCATGAATGTCCTGTGTGTATGAAAAGATTCAATCAGCATGGAAATATGAAATctcacatgatggtgcatacGGACCAGAAACCTTtcaaatgtgctgagtgtgggaaaagattcactcATCTTCAAAGTATGAAGTTCCACATCATTGTGCATACAGGCCAGAAAACTTataaatgtgctgagtgtgggaaaagattcattcAGCTTGGAGATATGAAGAGGCACATGGTTGTGCATACCGgggataaacctcatgagtgtccagagtgtgggaaaagattcagtcaacttGGAAGTATGAAAGTCCACATGATGATGCATACGGGCCAGAAACCTTTTGAATGTGCCGAATGTGGAAGAAGATTCAGAGACCGTAGAGGTATAATTAGACACATGTTAGTGCACACAAgggataaacctcatgagtgttcaGAGTGTGGAAAAAGATTTGGCTACCGTAGTAGTATGAAGCGTCACATATTATTGCATCCAAGTGTTAAATTAGATATGACTTAG
- the LOC123766780 gene encoding gastrula zinc finger protein XlCGF57.1-like produces MTKTHECPECGKRFRQLGHVKEHILLHTGDKPHECTECGKRFRQLGHVKEHMLVHSGDKPHECPECGKRFSQLGGVKKHMVVHTRNKLHECPVCVKRFSQHASMKSHMMVHSGHKPFECSECGKRFTHLQSMKSHMTVHTGQKPCECAECGKRFSQLGDMKKHMVVHTGDKPHECPECGKIFTQLGSMKVHMMMHTGQKPFECAECGRRFSDRRGIIRHMLVHTDDKPHGCSECEKRFRYRNSMKRHMLLHPGVKSTVT; encoded by the coding sequence ATGACAAaaactcacgagtgtccagaatgtgggaaaAGGTTTCGTCAACTTGGACATGTGAAGGAGCACATTCTTTTGCATACAGGggataaacctcatgaatgtacAGAATGTGGGAAAAGATTTCGTCAACTTGGACATGTGAAGGAGCACATGCTAGTGCATTCGGGggataaacctcacgagtgtccagagtgtggaaagagattcagtcaacttgGAGGTGTGAAGAAGCATATGGTTGTGCATACCCGGAATAAACTTCAcgagtgtcctgtgtgtgtgaaaagattcagtcaacatGCAAGTATGAAATCCCACATGATGGTACATTCAGGTCACAAACCTTTCGAATGTTCCgaatgtgggaaaagattcactcATCTTCAAAGTATGAAGTCTCACATGACTGTGCATACTGGCCAGAAACCTTGTGAATGTGCAgaatgtgggaaaagattcagtcaacttGGAGATATGAAGAAGCACATGGTTGTGCATACTGgagataaacctcatgagtgtccagagtgtgggaaaatattCACTCAACTTGGTAGTATGAAAGTCCACATGATGATGCATACGGGCCAGAAACCTTTTGAATGTGCCGAATGTGGGAGAAGATTCAGCGACCGTAGAGGTATAATTAGACACATGTTAGTGCACACAGATGATAAGCCTCACGGGTGTTCAGAGTGTGAAAAGAGATTTCGTTACCGTAATAGTATGAAACGTCACATGTTATTGCATCCAGGTGTTAAATCTACTGTAACTTAG
- the LOC123764650 gene encoding thymidylate kinase: MTVGGRLTFLLKSFNNSFVYRRLAKMGFTQVPVDAGTNKARGALVVLEGCDRSGKTTQAHMLVKALVDAGKPTVFMCFPDRTTHIGGIINSYLKCDQELDDHAIHLLFSANRWELLPKILSTLQEGTNIIIDRYAYSGVAFSAAKKDMSLEWCKQSDAGLPQPDLVLFLDVCEKEAQTRGQFGEERYEKREFQKRVRDNYLRLKDDSWKVIDANESIEKLQETLKEEVLNAIKKEKNESIQKLWV, encoded by the exons ATGACCGTTGGCGGTAGATTGACTTTCCTCCTCAAATCCTTCAATAACTC aTTTGTGTATCGAAGATTAGCAAAGATgggttttacacaggtacctgttgATGCTGGCACAAATAAGGCTCGTGGAGCCCTCGTTGTATTGGAGGGGTGTGACCGCTCGGGCAAAACCACACAGGCTCACATGCTCGTCAAGGCACTGGTGGACGCAGGAAAACCGACAGTCTTTATGTGTTTTCCAG ACCGGACGACTCACATAGGTGGCATTATCAACAGCTACCTCAAGTGCGACCAGGAGTTGGACGACCACGCTATTCATCTCCTCTTCTCCGCCAACAG ATGGGAATTGTTACCCAAAATATTGTCAACTCTACAAGAGGGCACCAACATCATCATTGATCGTTATGCCTACTCAGGGGTCGCTTTCTCCGCTGCCAAGAAG GACATGAGCTTGGAGTGGTGCAAGCAGAGTGACGCTGGACTTCCCCAGCCAGATCTGGTGCTCTTTCTTGATGTGTGCGAGAAGGAAGCCCAGACGCGGGGTCAGTTTGGTGAGGAACGCTACGAGAAGAGGGAGTTCCAGAAGCGCGTCCGGGATAATTATCTGCGCCTCAAGGACGACTCGTGGAAG GTAATTGACGCGAATGAGAGTATCGAAAAACTTCAAGAAACCCTTAAGGAGGAAGTTCTTAATGCCATAAAGAAGGAGAAGAATGAGAGCATACAGAAGCTATGGGTCTAG